The sequence gagcaggtgaatggtttcttCCCAGAGTGAACTAACTGGTGTTGCTGTAGgccagatgaccgagtgaatcccttcccacagactgagcaagtgaatggcctctctccagtgtgaactcgttgatgtaccttcagttcagatgaccgAATGAATctcttcccgcagtctgagcaaatgaatggtctctccccagtgtgaactgactggtgtctctgtagttgAGAGAACTgagcaaatcccttcccacacacagaacaggtgaatggcctctctccagtgtgaactcgctggtgtgccaggAGGTCAGATGtctgactgaatcccttcccacagtctgagcaggtgaatggtttccCCTTAGTGTGAACTGACCGGTGTGTTATAAgctgagatgaccgagtgaatcccttcccacagtctgagcaagtgAATGGCCTTTCCCCAGTGTGAGCTCGCTGATGTATCTTTAGTTCAGATGCCCAagaaaatcccttcccacagtccgagcaggtgaatggccacttcTTGGTGTGAACTGATTGGTGTCTCTGcaggtcagatgaccgagtgaatcccttcccacagtctgagcaagtgaacggcctctccccactgtgaactaaCTGGTGTATCAGCaggtgagatgaccgagtgaaccccttcccacaatcgaagcaggtgaatggtttcttcccagtgtgaactgactgatgtGCCAGTAGGTCAGGTgagcgagtgaatcccttcccacagtctgagcaggtgaatggtttcttCTCAGAGTGAACCAACTGGTGTTGCTGTAGgccagatgaccgagtgaatcccttcccacagactgagcaagtaaatggcctctctccagtgtgaactcgttgatgtaccttcagttcagatgaccgAACAAATgtcttcccgcagtctgagcaaatgaatggtctctccccagtgtgaactgacaggTGTCTCTGTAGTTGAGAGAACTGAGCAAATCCTttcccacacacagaacaggtaaatggcctctctcctgtgtgaactcgctggtgtgccaggAGGTCAGATGtctgactgaatcccttcccacagtctgagcaggtgaatggtttccccttagtgtgaactgactggtgtgtcataagctgggatgaccgagtgaatcccttcccacagtctgagcaggtgaatggcctctccccagtgtgagttCGCTGGTGTATCTTCAGTTCAGATGCCCAAGAaaaccccttcccacagtccgagcaggtgaatggccatttcttggtgtgaactgactggtgtctctgcaggtcagatgaccgagtgaatcctttcccacagtctgagcaagtgaatggcctctccccactgtgaactaaCTGGTGTGTCAGCaggtgagatgaccgagtgaaccccttcccacaatcgaagcaggtgaatggtttcttcccagtgtgaactgattggtgtgccagtaggtcagatgatcgagtgaatcccttcccacagtctgagcaggtgaatggcctctccccagtgtgaactcgctgatgtagctTCAGTTCAGATggccaagtgaatcccttcccacagtctgagcaaatcagcggcctctctccagtgtgaaccgactggtgtctctgtaggttgcTTAACCGAGTGAACCTAttcccacacacagaacaggtgaatggcctctctgccATGTGAACTCGCTTGTGTGACTGCAGGTGGGTTGACTgggtgaatccctttccacattcagagcaggtcagtggtctctccccagtgtgaacgcgTTGATGTACCTTCAGATGAGACGACtgagtgaattccttcccacagtctgaacaggtatATGACATTTCCTCGGTGTGAACTGACTAGTGTGCCAATtgctgagatgactgagtgaatctggtcccacagtctgagcaggtgaacagcctctcccctgtgtgaattcgctgatgtagcttcagttgagatgactgagtgaatcccttcccacagactgagcagatgAAAGATCTCTCTGCagagtgaactgactggtgtatcAGTTATCGAGATGATTGAGTAAATCTCTTCTCACAGTTTGAGCACATGAATGGCCTGTCCCCAGTGTAAATTTGTTGCTATCTCTTTAGGTGGGATgtgagtgaatccctttccacattcAGAGCTGATGTACAGCCACTCCTGTGTGTGAACTCGCTTGTGTGTCAGAAGATCTGATGATTAATTCAATCTCTTCCCACACATGTTACAGTTGTGCAGTCTCTCTCCCTCGTGAACTCACTGGTCTTTCTGTGGTGGGCTGAgtaagtgaatctcttcccagaTACGTAATACCGTCCTCTTTGTGAGAATTTTTGATAAATATTTAACCTGGATGACAATTTGAAATGTTTCCTGCAGCCAGAAATGTAGTGAATCCCTCACAGTCATTACAGTTGATGAACTGATCTCTCGTGAATAAAAGCTGATGTGTTCTCAGCACCCTGGTTCCAGTGGTTTTTACTGAGTTTCAACAGAAAACTTCATTTCAGATACAAAGCATGTTTCCATTTGGGATGAGATACTCCTTTTCTTCTCCATGAATCAACAATAGATGTATTGGTGTTACAAAGGAAATGTCTGATCACTCCTTAAATATCTGGATAAAGACAGCAAAACTGATGTGATGTGTTTGAGATTCCAGTACACGAATTACTTGCAGTTtctaacctgtaaaaagatttacaaaagacATCAATGGACAAaagacaacatttcagatgaaatAATTTTAGTCTCTACTGTGAACTCTGACATCACACTGTCACAGCGAAGTGCAACACAAGTTGTAGGAACAACTCATCTTCTAACTGGTTGCAGCTCAGGCATCCAGACTGATAATCAAattctctgtgttcctgtctgcatCAGAATAGTCCATTTCTGCCTCTTTAATCTGTGACTTGGCTCAGTTTGCCTCTCTCTATTAGTATAATTTCAAGTTCTGCTCATGCCCCACAGCGCTATAAAGAGCACATGATATTACACAGCTGATCCTGGAGACTTTCAAATTACCCTGAGCCTCCCCCCACCCAGTGAATGACAGTGGTGAACTCATCAATGGCCTCGttgatggcaatgccaatgaatatgaaggggAGGGCAGCAGGATTTCTCATTGGAATGTGGCACTTTGTGACGTGAAAGCTACAGGTCACTTGTTACCCAGGACAAAGGTGTTTGATAACATTATGTACCgagagaatggtacaaaacatGTCCAAAGCACGGGGAgatagaacaaaggtgattttctcaagaACTAAAGACGattgattttgttcttttttcatgtaGCACTAACACAGACATTTTCATTAACTGGAAGATAGACTATTCAATCGAGATTAACTCCGAACTATATTTTTGTTCCAAGTTCCTGATTTTGGATTTAGACAGCTGGGACCTGACGGTGTCTGAGAGACCCATCCGATCTCAATTCCCCTGCCTATACTTCCAAAAATGCCTTACGGACTGCAGAGGACAGAGGTGCAAGTGTCACCCATGGTCGCTAACATACCCAGAATTCCCCACAAATGAGAGACCCGTCTATCCACCATGGTCGGTCTCAGCGACACACATGCGCCAGACATGGGCGTCAGTACCTTCGCTCATCAGCAGAAAACTCCCCAGAGCCCGGATACAGATCGTGGGACTGAGAGGGGAAAATGACCGTTATTGTCCCGGGATGCGGGGCCACAGCATGTCCGGAGTTCGCGGCAATTATCGTAGGGTTATGATGCGGCCGGCTGTGCCGAATGAACCTACACCCAGGGCCCACTCCAACCtgctcctccctctctctatcttgttttacggcggttggcagccagcttaatggtgcattaccgccactttCTGCtctggagtgtgcaatagacttacattctaaatcccttcacacaatcacacacacacacacacataccctaacctacacttcaTTCTCCCCTCTTTGgtca is a genomic window of Mobula hypostoma chromosome 28, sMobHyp1.1, whole genome shotgun sequence containing:
- the LOC134338860 gene encoding zinc finger protein 850-like, whose amino-acid sequence is MSYTCSDCGKEFTQSSHLKVHQRVHTGERPLTCSECGKGFTQSTHLQSHKRVHMAERPFTCSVCGNRFTRLSNLQRHQSVHTGERPLICSDCGKGFTWPSELKLHQRVHTGERPFTCSDCGKGFTRSSDLLAHQSVHTGKKPFTCFDCGKGFTRSSHLLTHQLVHSGERPFTCSDCGKGFTRSSDLQRHQSVHTKKWPFTCSDCGKGFSWASELKIHQRTHTGERPFTCSDCGKGFTRSSQLMTHQSVHTKGKPFTCSDCGKGFSQTSDLLAHQRVHTGERPFTCSVCGKGFAQFSQLQRHLSVHTGERPFICSDCGKTFVRSSELKVHQRVHTGERPFTCSVCGKGFTRSSGLQQHQLVHSEKKPFTCSDCGKGFTRSPDLLAHQSVHTGKKPFTCFDCGKGFTRSSHLLIHQLVHSGERPFTCSDCGKGFTRSSDLQRHQSVHTKKWPFTCSDCGKGFSWASELKIHQRAHTGERPFTCSDCGKGFTRSSQLITHRSVHTKGKPFTCSDCGKGFSQTSDLLAHQRVHTGERPFTCSVCGKGFAQFSQLQRHQSVHTGERPFICSDCGKRFIRSSELKVHQRVHTGERPFTCSVCGKGFTRSSGLQQHQLVHSGKKPFTCSVCGKGFTRSSQLLAHQLVHTGEMPFSCSDCGKGFAQSSSLKVHQRDHTGERPFTCSVCGKGFTRSSALLQHQLVHTGKKPFTCSDCGKGFTWSSQLQAHQSVHSEG